The Lysobacter sp. genome includes a window with the following:
- a CDS encoding methyltransferase domain-containing protein, which translates to MPDDRPGAEYRTRLIDVSLSGDDYRIRALADRQQYADPDGLAERAGISSAQWCLFGQLWPAGRILAAAMVEFDVAGKRILEIGCGLGLSSLVLQRRRADITASDHHPLAERFLRGNAVRNGLPIVTYHDLPWLTADIVLGRFDLIIGSDVLYEHRHVAQLAALLERHARDGAEIMITDPGRGFGNPLSHALRDQDYRVDEARCAFEDTDRAPYRGRLLHYRR; encoded by the coding sequence ATGCCGGACGACCGTCCCGGTGCGGAATATCGCACCCGCCTCATCGATGTCAGCCTGTCCGGAGACGATTACCGCATCCGTGCATTGGCCGACCGGCAGCAATACGCCGATCCCGATGGCCTGGCCGAGCGCGCGGGCATCAGCTCCGCGCAGTGGTGTCTGTTCGGCCAGCTCTGGCCGGCCGGCCGGATCTTGGCTGCGGCGATGGTGGAGTTCGATGTCGCCGGCAAGCGCATTCTCGAAATCGGCTGCGGGCTCGGTCTGTCGAGCCTGGTGCTGCAGCGTCGACGCGCGGACATCACCGCCAGCGATCATCATCCGCTCGCCGAACGGTTCCTGCGCGGGAACGCCGTGCGCAACGGGCTGCCGATCGTGACCTATCACGACCTGCCGTGGCTGACCGCCGACATCGTGCTCGGGCGTTTCGACCTGATCATCGGCAGCGATGTGCTGTACGAACACCGGCATGTCGCGCAGTTGGCCGCACTGCTGGAACGGCACGCCCGCGACGGTGCGGAGATCATGATCACCGATCCCGGGCGCGGCTTCGGCAATCCGTTGAGCCATGCGCTGCGCGATCAGGACTACCGCGTGGACGAGGCGCGCTGTGCGTTCGAGGACACCGATCGCGCGCCCTATCGCGGGCGTCTGCTGCACTATCGACGTTGA
- a CDS encoding lytic transglycosylase domain-containing protein codes for MPRLPPMLCLIVSCLILSSLPSSAQARTVYRCVHKGTVSLSTAPEPGSKCEPRQIDDSAVQTPNLWGEMGVFSGTLYEREQDGKLVYGTRNLPGSRVYLRFTVETPEGEPAHEGLGKIDTPKLDRHARLFKATAKKTGVEDAWLRAIAHAESGFDEKAESPKGAQGVMQLMPATAMEYGVTDAFSPAQSIDAGARYFRMLLKRFKNDPALAIAAYNAGMGAVARYNGVPPYKETQAYLEKVQLLYRAYRAALSPPPLRPADAVPMTDKLRTTLP; via the coding sequence ATGCCTCGTCTGCCGCCCATGCTGTGCCTGATCGTGTCGTGCCTGATCCTGTCGTCCCTGCCGTCATCGGCGCAGGCGCGCACGGTCTATCGCTGCGTGCACAAGGGCACCGTGAGCCTGTCCACCGCGCCCGAGCCCGGTTCCAAGTGCGAACCGAGGCAGATCGACGACAGCGCCGTGCAGACGCCCAACCTCTGGGGCGAGATGGGCGTCTTCAGCGGCACGCTCTACGAGCGCGAACAGGACGGCAAACTCGTGTACGGCACCCGCAACCTGCCGGGCTCGCGCGTCTATCTGCGCTTCACGGTGGAAACCCCGGAAGGCGAACCGGCGCACGAGGGCCTGGGCAAGATCGACACGCCCAAGCTCGACCGCCACGCGCGACTGTTCAAGGCCACCGCAAAGAAAACCGGCGTCGAGGACGCCTGGCTGCGCGCGATCGCGCATGCCGAAAGCGGTTTCGACGAAAAGGCCGAATCGCCCAAAGGCGCGCAGGGCGTGATGCAGCTGATGCCTGCGACCGCAATGGAATACGGCGTCACCGACGCCTTCTCGCCGGCGCAGTCGATTGATGCCGGCGCCCGCTATTTCAGGATGCTGCTCAAGCGTTTCAAGAACGATCCCGCGCTGGCGATCGCCGCCTACAACGCCGGCATGGGCGCGGTCGCCCGCTACAACGGCGTGCCGCCCTACAAGGAAACGCAGGCGTATCTGGAGAAAGTCCAGCTGCTGTATCGCGCCTACCGGGCGGCGCTGTCGCCACCGCCGCTGCGCCCCGCCGATGCGGTGCCGATGACCGACAAGCTGCGCACCACCCTGCCATGA
- a CDS encoding HAD family hydrolase — translation MTRDIRLVGFDGDDTLWRSEDYYRDAQRTFERIVGGYVDLDDAHDRLYAVEKRNLALFGYGVKGMTLSMIEAAVAITDARISAQDLHRIVELGKSLLQHPVELLPGIREAVEEISRETPVVLITKGDLFHQEAKVRESGLSDLFRRIEIVSEKDTATYTRLLAEFSLAPVQFAMIGNSLRSDIVPVLELGGCGVYMPYRVTWAHETETAPPSALERLRTVQQPVELPAAVRSLIAG, via the coding sequence ATGACCCGGGACATCAGACTCGTCGGCTTCGACGGCGACGACACGCTGTGGCGCAGCGAAGACTATTACCGCGACGCGCAGCGCACGTTCGAGCGCATCGTCGGCGGCTACGTCGATCTCGACGACGCCCACGACCGGCTGTACGCGGTCGAGAAGCGCAACCTCGCGCTGTTCGGCTACGGCGTGAAGGGCATGACCCTGTCGATGATCGAAGCCGCCGTCGCGATCACCGATGCGCGGATCTCCGCGCAGGACCTGCATCGCATCGTCGAACTCGGCAAATCGCTGCTGCAGCATCCGGTCGAACTGCTGCCCGGCATCCGCGAAGCGGTCGAGGAGATTTCGCGCGAGACTCCGGTGGTGCTGATCACCAAGGGCGATCTGTTCCATCAGGAAGCCAAGGTGCGCGAATCCGGTCTGTCGGATCTGTTCCGGCGGATCGAGATCGTCAGCGAGAAAGACACCGCCACCTACACCCGGCTGCTGGCGGAATTCTCACTGGCGCCGGTACAGTTCGCGATGATCGGCAACTCGCTGCGTTCGGACATCGTGCCCGTCCTCGAACTCGGCGGCTGCGGCGTGTACATGCCCTATCGCGTGACCTGGGCGCACGAAACCGAAACCGCGCCGCCGTCCGCGCTGGAGCGCCTGCGCACCGTGCAGCAGCCGGTCGAACTGCCGGCGGCGGTACGTTCGCTCATCGCCGGCTGA
- a CDS encoding GFA family protein, with product MSATRVTHRGGCHCRRVRFEVDAPATLDALDCNCSICRMTGFLHLIVPAARFRLLDGEDVLTEYRFNTGTARHLFCGHCGVKAFYVPRSHPDGFSVNVRCLDAGTVEGVTVTPFDDNDREAATAAVAHLSEG from the coding sequence ATGTCCGCCACGCGCGTCACCCATCGCGGCGGCTGTCATTGCCGTCGCGTTCGTTTCGAAGTCGATGCGCCGGCAACGCTCGACGCGCTGGACTGCAATTGTTCGATCTGCCGGATGACCGGTTTCCTGCACCTGATCGTACCGGCCGCGCGCTTCCGGTTGCTGGACGGCGAAGACGTACTCACCGAATACCGCTTCAACACCGGCACCGCGCGGCATCTGTTCTGTGGTCATTGCGGCGTGAAGGCGTTCTATGTGCCGCGCAGTCATCCCGATGGGTTCAGCGTCAATGTGCGTTGTCTTGATGCGGGCACGGTCGAGGGCGTGACGGTCACGCCGTTCGACGACAACGATCGCGAGGCTGCGACGGCTGCTGTTGCGCATTTGTCGGAAGGCTGA
- a CDS encoding c-type cytochrome, whose protein sequence is MKKTLIASALVLVVAASAIAIADEVVNERPPKSTMEAGEAAYLANCAACHQPDGKGLAGAFPPLADSDYIRSVPKDRLVDVVLKGFSGKVKVNGVDYDGVMPALNHLSDADIANVLSYVTNSWGNAGVTVATADIATRRGAQTPEAAKAGANTPEAKYQGAPTAIPAPAALAGNAGPLPPLSDDERKHATQIFFERCAGCHGVLRKGATGKPLTPDITRAKGTEYLRALINFGSPAGMPNWGTSGELSATDIDIMARFLQHDPPSPPEWGMKEMKQSMVTFVPVDERPKKKMNDLNIDNIFAVTLRDSGEVALIDGDTKQIINIIKTGYAVHISRTSHSGRYIYTIGRDARIDLIDLWMPKPDKVAEIKIGLEARSVETSKYKGYEDKYAIAGSYWPPQYVIMNGETLEPLKVVGTRGMTVDTQEYHPEPRVAAIVASHEHPEFIVNVKETGQILLVNYEDIDNLKVTTIGAARFLHDGGWDITKRYFLTAANQSNKIAVVDSREQKLTALIDVDKIPHPGRGANFTHPTCGPVWATSALGNPKITLIGTDPAKHKANAWKVCEVLTGQGGGSLFIKTHPKSTNLWVDTPLNPDPKMSQSIAVFDIRHLDKGFVVLPIAEWANLGPGAKRVVQPEYNAAGDEIWFSVWNGKTERSAIVIVDDKTRTLKAVIDDKRIITPTGKFNVHNTVGDVY, encoded by the coding sequence ATGAAGAAAACGCTCATCGCCTCCGCACTTGTCCTCGTCGTGGCCGCTTCGGCCATCGCGATCGCGGATGAGGTCGTCAACGAACGCCCGCCAAAATCGACGATGGAAGCCGGCGAAGCCGCCTATCTCGCCAACTGCGCGGCCTGCCATCAGCCCGATGGAAAAGGTCTGGCCGGTGCGTTTCCGCCGCTGGCGGATTCCGATTACATCCGCAGCGTGCCCAAGGACCGGCTGGTCGATGTCGTGCTCAAAGGCTTCAGCGGCAAGGTCAAGGTCAACGGCGTCGATTACGACGGCGTGATGCCGGCGCTGAACCATCTCAGCGACGCCGACATCGCCAACGTGCTGTCGTACGTGACCAACAGCTGGGGTAACGCCGGCGTGACCGTGGCGACGGCGGACATCGCCACGCGACGCGGCGCACAGACGCCCGAAGCTGCGAAGGCCGGCGCGAACACGCCGGAAGCGAAATACCAAGGCGCCCCGACCGCGATTCCGGCGCCCGCCGCACTCGCCGGCAACGCCGGCCCGCTGCCGCCGCTGAGTGACGACGAACGCAAGCATGCGACGCAGATCTTTTTCGAGCGCTGCGCCGGCTGTCATGGTGTGCTGCGCAAGGGCGCCACCGGCAAACCGCTGACGCCGGACATCACCCGCGCCAAAGGCACCGAATATCTGCGCGCGCTGATCAACTTCGGCTCACCCGCAGGCATGCCCAACTGGGGCACCTCCGGCGAACTCAGCGCCACCGATATCGACATCATGGCGCGCTTCCTGCAGCACGATCCGCCATCGCCGCCGGAATGGGGCATGAAGGAAATGAAGCAGAGCATGGTTACCTTCGTGCCGGTGGACGAGCGGCCGAAAAAGAAGATGAACGATCTCAACATCGACAACATCTTCGCGGTGACGCTGCGCGACAGCGGCGAAGTCGCGCTGATCGATGGCGATACCAAGCAGATCATCAACATCATCAAGACCGGCTATGCGGTGCATATTTCGCGCACGTCGCACTCGGGACGTTACATCTACACCATCGGTCGCGATGCGCGCATCGACCTGATCGACCTGTGGATGCCGAAGCCCGACAAGGTCGCGGAAATCAAGATCGGTCTTGAAGCGCGTTCGGTGGAAACGTCGAAGTACAAGGGCTACGAAGACAAGTACGCGATCGCCGGATCGTACTGGCCGCCGCAATACGTGATCATGAACGGCGAAACCCTGGAGCCGCTGAAAGTGGTCGGCACCCGCGGCATGACCGTGGACACGCAGGAATACCATCCCGAACCACGCGTGGCCGCGATCGTCGCTTCGCACGAGCATCCCGAATTCATCGTCAACGTGAAGGAAACCGGGCAAATCCTGCTGGTCAACTACGAGGACATCGACAACCTCAAAGTGACCACGATCGGCGCGGCGCGTTTCCTGCACGATGGCGGCTGGGATATCACCAAGCGTTATTTCCTCACCGCCGCCAACCAGTCAAACAAGATCGCAGTGGTCGATTCGCGCGAGCAGAAACTGACCGCGCTGATCGATGTCGACAAGATTCCGCACCCGGGCCGCGGCGCGAACTTCACCCATCCCACCTGCGGCCCTGTCTGGGCGACCTCCGCACTGGGCAACCCGAAGATCACGTTGATCGGCACCGACCCGGCGAAACACAAAGCCAACGCCTGGAAAGTCTGCGAAGTGCTCACAGGCCAGGGCGGCGGCTCGCTGTTCATCAAGACCCATCCGAAGTCGACGAACCTGTGGGTCGACACGCCGCTCAACCCCGATCCGAAGATGAGCCAGTCGATCGCGGTGTTCGACATCCGCCATCTCGACAAGGGCTTCGTGGTGCTGCCGATCGCCGAGTGGGCGAATCTTGGTCCGGGCGCGAAGCGCGTGGTGCAGCCCGAGTACAACGCGGCCGGCGACGAGATCTGGTTCTCGGTGTGGAACGGCAAGACCGAGCGCTCGGCCATTGTGATCGTTGACGACAAGACCCGCACCTTGAAGGCGGTGATCGACGACAAACGCATCATCACCCCGACCGGCAAGTTCAACGTGCACAACACGGTCGGCGACGTGTACTGA